One window from the genome of Salvia splendens isolate huo1 chromosome 9, SspV2, whole genome shotgun sequence encodes:
- the LOC121748826 gene encoding transcription factor BIM1-like isoform X1, translating into MELPLGTEGRKATHDFLSLYSSSAAHTQQDPSPTQGSYLKTHDFLQPLERVGKHVTTTKEDIKATVVAVDRPPLPAPPASVEHILPGGIGTYSISYFNKMVLQPEGSMFTAQPSSTTRNDGNSNCSSSFTLWNESAVKKGKTGKENIATERHILREAGVNVVGGQWAPFMENPSQSSFNHKNNATNFSSFSSSQPSSSHQKNQSFMDMIMTSKNEQEDDDDDEEEEDEEEFTIKKEPSPHLKGNLPVKIEAKTIDQKPNTPRSKHSATEQRRRSKINDRFQRLREIIPNSDQKRDKASFLLEVIEYIQFLQEKVTRYDSSYNIWNHEPSKMMQWQRNCHGNEGFVELARGTSTDSAPASVFGKKFDESTATTLRERVVQPPESTSKAGAVHSPNIFTLGSRTTSIPASPISPKQASGVEKTIARPPSQVRSCTTDNKMTEQEPTIESGTINISSAYSQGLLNTITQALQSSGVDLSQASISVQIDLGKKANGITHSSTFVSKEDEVDVTLPRSATGKESGRGTKKLRTS; encoded by the exons GACTTCCTGCAACCATTGGAACGGGTGGGGAAGCATGTGACAACAACGAAAGAAGATATTAAAGCTACGGTGGTTGCTGTTGATAGGCCTCCATTGCCAGCTCCTCCGGCCTCGGTGGAGCATATTCTTCCTGGTGGCATTGGGACGTATAGCATctcttatttcaataaaatgGTGTTACAGCCTGAGGGGAGCATGTTTACTGCTCAGCCGAGTAGTACTACTAGGAACGACGGAAACTCAAACTGCAGTTCTAGTTTTACTCTGTGGAATGAATCTGCAGTTAAAAAGGGAAAGACAGGGAAGGAGAATATTGCCACAGAAAGACATATTCTGCGAG AAGCGGGTGTTAATGTGGTTGGAGGGCAATGGGCGCCATTCATGGAAAATCCATCACAATCCTCGTTTAACCATAAGAACAATGCCACAAACTTCAGCTCTTTCTCATCTTCTCA GCCATCATCTTCTCATCAGAAGAACCAAAGTTTCATGGATATGATAATGACATCTAAGAATGAACaagaagacgatgatgatgatgaagaagaagaagatgaagaagagttCACCATCAAGAAAGAGCCATCGCCCCATTTGAAAG GTAATTTGCCTGTGAAAATTGAAGCAAAAACTATAGATCAGAAGCCTAATACACCACGCTCAAAACACTCAGCTACAGAGCAACGAAGGAGGAGCAAGATTAATGACAG ATTTCAAAGACTGAGAGAGATCATTCCTAATAGCGACCAGAAGAGAGACAAGGCATCGTTTCTCTTAGAG GTTATCGAATACATCCAGTTTTTACAAGAGAAAGTAACCAGATATGACAGTTCATATAACATCTGGAATCATGAGCCATCCAAAATGATGCAATGG CAGAGGAATTGTCATGGAAACGAAGGCTTTGTAGAACTTGCACGAGGAACAAGCACTGATTCTGCTCCAGCATCAGTATTTGGCAAGAAGTTTGATGAGAGCACTGCTACTACTTTGAGAGAAAGAGTGGTTCAACCTCCTGAATCAACATCTAAAGCTGGGGCAGTGCATTCGCCAAATATCTTCACTCTTGGTAGTAGGACAACAAGCATTCCAGCTTCCCCAATTTCACCAAAACAGGCATCTGGTGTGGAGAAAACTATTGCAAGGCCTCCATCCCAGGTTCGATCATGTACCACCGACAATAAAATGACAGAACAGGAACCGACTATTGAAAGTGGCACGATCAACATCTCAAGCGCCTATTCCCAAGG GCTGTTGAATACTATTACACAAGCATTACAGAGCTCTGGAGTGGATCTATCCCAGGCCAGCATCTCAGTACAAATCGATCTGGGGAAGAAAGCAAACGGCATCACACATTCTTCAACTTTCGTCTCCAAG GAGGATGAAGTCGATGTCACCTTACCGCGTTCTGCAACGGGGAAGGAGTCAGGGCGTGGTACGAAGAAACTAAGGACTAGCTGA
- the LOC121748826 gene encoding transcription factor BIM1-like isoform X2, translating into MELPLGTEGRKATHDFLSLYSSSAAHTQQDPSPTQGSYLKTHDFLQPLERVGKHVTTTKEDIKATVVAVDRPPLPAPPASVEHILPGGIGTYSISYFNKMVLQPEGSMFTAQPSSTTRNDGNSNCSSSFTLWNESAVKKGKTGKENIATERHILREAGVNVVGGQWAPFMENPSQSSFNHKNNATNFSSFSSSQPSSSHQKNQSFMDMIMTSKNEQEDDDDDEEEEDEEEFTIKKEPSPHLKGNLPVKIEAKTIDQKPNTPRSKHSATEQRRRSKINDRFQRLREIIPNSDQKRDKASFLLEVIEYIQFLQEKVTRYDSSYNIWNHEPSKMMQWRNCHGNEGFVELARGTSTDSAPASVFGKKFDESTATTLRERVVQPPESTSKAGAVHSPNIFTLGSRTTSIPASPISPKQASGVEKTIARPPSQVRSCTTDNKMTEQEPTIESGTINISSAYSQGLLNTITQALQSSGVDLSQASISVQIDLGKKANGITHSSTFVSKEDEVDVTLPRSATGKESGRGTKKLRTS; encoded by the exons GACTTCCTGCAACCATTGGAACGGGTGGGGAAGCATGTGACAACAACGAAAGAAGATATTAAAGCTACGGTGGTTGCTGTTGATAGGCCTCCATTGCCAGCTCCTCCGGCCTCGGTGGAGCATATTCTTCCTGGTGGCATTGGGACGTATAGCATctcttatttcaataaaatgGTGTTACAGCCTGAGGGGAGCATGTTTACTGCTCAGCCGAGTAGTACTACTAGGAACGACGGAAACTCAAACTGCAGTTCTAGTTTTACTCTGTGGAATGAATCTGCAGTTAAAAAGGGAAAGACAGGGAAGGAGAATATTGCCACAGAAAGACATATTCTGCGAG AAGCGGGTGTTAATGTGGTTGGAGGGCAATGGGCGCCATTCATGGAAAATCCATCACAATCCTCGTTTAACCATAAGAACAATGCCACAAACTTCAGCTCTTTCTCATCTTCTCA GCCATCATCTTCTCATCAGAAGAACCAAAGTTTCATGGATATGATAATGACATCTAAGAATGAACaagaagacgatgatgatgatgaagaagaagaagatgaagaagagttCACCATCAAGAAAGAGCCATCGCCCCATTTGAAAG GTAATTTGCCTGTGAAAATTGAAGCAAAAACTATAGATCAGAAGCCTAATACACCACGCTCAAAACACTCAGCTACAGAGCAACGAAGGAGGAGCAAGATTAATGACAG ATTTCAAAGACTGAGAGAGATCATTCCTAATAGCGACCAGAAGAGAGACAAGGCATCGTTTCTCTTAGAG GTTATCGAATACATCCAGTTTTTACAAGAGAAAGTAACCAGATATGACAGTTCATATAACATCTGGAATCATGAGCCATCCAAAATGATGCAATGG AGGAATTGTCATGGAAACGAAGGCTTTGTAGAACTTGCACGAGGAACAAGCACTGATTCTGCTCCAGCATCAGTATTTGGCAAGAAGTTTGATGAGAGCACTGCTACTACTTTGAGAGAAAGAGTGGTTCAACCTCCTGAATCAACATCTAAAGCTGGGGCAGTGCATTCGCCAAATATCTTCACTCTTGGTAGTAGGACAACAAGCATTCCAGCTTCCCCAATTTCACCAAAACAGGCATCTGGTGTGGAGAAAACTATTGCAAGGCCTCCATCCCAGGTTCGATCATGTACCACCGACAATAAAATGACAGAACAGGAACCGACTATTGAAAGTGGCACGATCAACATCTCAAGCGCCTATTCCCAAGG GCTGTTGAATACTATTACACAAGCATTACAGAGCTCTGGAGTGGATCTATCCCAGGCCAGCATCTCAGTACAAATCGATCTGGGGAAGAAAGCAAACGGCATCACACATTCTTCAACTTTCGTCTCCAAG GAGGATGAAGTCGATGTCACCTTACCGCGTTCTGCAACGGGGAAGGAGTCAGGGCGTGGTACGAAGAAACTAAGGACTAGCTGA
- the LOC121749582 gene encoding rhamnogalacturonan I rhamnosyltransferase 1-like, with amino-acid sequence MCRLKDCEESNRRRKWGIMGLKTAAFGGDRLEKLRNSGVVSRSRMKLWIIRATTSILLWTCLVQLTALSETRGLRVLKGWPSCFSQESSAVALDGQSHLLRVLPPKRIYKNNGYLMVSCNGGLNQMRAAICDMVSIARYLNVTLVVPELDKTSFWNDPSEFQDIFDVDHFITSLRDEVRILKELPPRVKRRVELGIIYTMPPVSWSDISYYHNQILPLIQKYKVVHLNRTDARLANNDQPMDIQRLRCRVNFNALRFTPQIEELGRKVIKILRQNGPFIVLHLRYEMDMLAFSGCTQGCGADEVEELTQMRYAYPWWKEKVIDSDMKRKEGLCPLTPEETALTLRALDIDRNIQIYIAAGEIYRGERRLSSLRASYPNLVWKETLLESSDLRYFQNHSSQMAALDYLVSLESDIFVPTYDGNMAKVVEGHRRHLGYKKTILLDRRLLVELIDKYNSGLLNWDEFSTAVKDSHAQRMGNPTNRLVIPDRPKEEDYFYANPWECLQMQNEDEPQKVSSI; translated from the exons ATGTGCAGATTAAAGGACTGCGAAGAGAGCAACCGACGGAGAAAGTGGGGGATAATGGGGCTCAAAACGGCGGCGTTTGGGGGCGATAGATTGGAGAAGCTGAGAAATAGCGGCGTTGTATCGCGATCGAGAATGAAGCTTTGGATAATTAGAGCGACTACATCGATTTTGCTGTGGACTTGCTTAGTTCAATTGACGGCATTGAGCGAAACTCGGGGGCTTCGTGTTTTGAAGGGCTGGCCCTCTTGCTTCTCGCAGGAATCGTCGGCCGTCGCCTTGGATGGTCAATCGCATCTTCTCAGAGTTTTGCCTCCAAAGA GGATCTACAAGAACAATGGTTACCTGATGGTTTCATGCAACGGAGGCCTGAATCAAATGCGGGCTGCG ATATGCGACATGGTTTCCATTGCAAGATATCTGAATGTTACATTGGTAGTTCCTGAACTTGACAAGACTTCATTTTGGAATGATCCTAG TGAGTTCCAAGACATATTTGATGTTGACCATTTCATTACATCCTTGAGAGATGAAGTTCGGATACTCAAGGAGCTGCCTCCAAGGGTCAAGAGGAGGGTTGAGCTAGGGATCATCTATACCATGCCCCCCGTTAGTTGGTCAGATATTTCTTACTATCACAACCAG ATTCTTCCACTGATCCAGAAATATAAAGTTGTCCATTTAAACAGAACAGATGCTCGGCTTGCCAATAATGATCAGCCCATGGACATTCAGAGGCTCCGTTGCAGAGTTAATTTCAATGCTTTAAGGTTTACTCCTCAGATAGAAGAACTGGGCAGAAAAGTTATTAAAATTCTTAGGCAAAATGGTCCATTCATTGTGCTTCATCTGAGATATGAGATGGACATGCTTGCCTTCTCTGGTTGTACACAGGGTTGTGGTGCGGACGAGGTGGAGGAACTAACACAAATGAG ATACGCCTACCCGTGGTGGAAAGAGAAGGTTATAGATTCTGATATGAAACGGAAAGAAGGTCTATGTCCTTTGACACCAGAAGAAACTGCTCTCACATTACGGGCACTGGACATTGATCGCAATATCCAGATTTACATAGCTGCTGGGGAAATCTATAGAGGAGAAAGAAGACTATCTAGTCTTAGAGCATCATATCCAAATCTG GTGTGGAAGGAAACATTGCTGGAGTCTTCTGACCTTAGGTATTTCCAGAACCACTCGTCTCAGATGGCAGCACTTGATTATCTTGTTTCACTGGAGAGTGATATCTTTGTTCCCACATATGATGGAAATATGGCTAAAGTTGTTGAAGGACATCGCAG ACATCTTGGATACAAGAAGACCATTTTACTGGACAGAAGGCTGCTAGTCGAATTGATAGACAAATATAATTCGGGGTTACTGAATTGGGATGAGTTCTCTACTGCTGTTAAAGATTCTCATGCTCAACGTATGGGAAACCCGACCAATAGATTGGTGATTCCTGATCGACCTAAAGAAGAGGATTATTTCTACGCCAATCCCTGGGAGTGTTTGCAAATGCAGAATGAAGACGAACCACAAAAAGTGAGTAGTATTTGA